A genome region from Magnolia sinica isolate HGM2019 chromosome 8, MsV1, whole genome shotgun sequence includes the following:
- the LOC131253641 gene encoding low affinity inorganic phosphate transporter 8-like: MSQRQGTMSLFSALDNAKTQLYHFMMIVIAGMGFFTDAYDLFCITAVTKLMGRLYYYDPTKQKPGTLPDNVNNAITGVALCGTLAGQLFFGWLGDKLGRRKVYGIMLIMMFACAIASGFSMGSTPKAVMSCLCFFRFWLGFGIGGDYPLSAVIMSEYSNQKTRGGFIAAVFAMQGIGILVAGAVAMAVSKAFWVAYPAPSFVANRVLSTQLEGDFVWRIILMFGAIPAALTYYWRMKMPETPRFTALIEGDQKKAAADMAKVLETDIPVTEVRTDTKKSYGLFSKEFMARHGIHMIGTSMTWFLLDIAFYSLNLMQKDIYPVMGLLPKAQKMNAIEEVYRISKAMFLVALFATVPGYWFTVFLIDRIGRLAIQLGGFFMMSIFMAVVGFRYGELRGNPCDGQSPSGFCDGKTAQFVVFYGLTFFFANFGPNSTTFIMPAELFPARLRSTCHGISAAAGKAGAIISAFVVQRYTLHGDENDDKIKRAIIGLSVVNFIGCLFTFMLPETNGRSLEEISGEDKDLDGGREENGRNSTAEIHPIVEMV, encoded by the coding sequence ATGTCTCAAAGACAAGGGACGATGTCACTCTTCTCGGCCCTCGACAATGCGAAGACCCAGCTCTACCATTTCATGATGATCGTGATAGCCGGGATGGGATTCTTCACCGACGCCTACGATCTCTTCTGCATCACAGCCGTCACTAAGCTAATGGGCCGTCTCTACTACTACGATCCAACCAAGCAAAAGCCAGGGACCCTACCAGACAACGTGAACAATGCAATCACTGGCGTGGCGCTGTGCGGTACACTCGCCGGTCAGCTGTTTTTCGGGTGGCTTGGAGACAAGCTCGGCCGGAGGAAGGTGTACGGTATCAtgctcatcatgatgtttgcATGTGCGATCGCATCCGGCTTCTCGATGGGGTCCACCCCCAAGGCCGTGATGAGCTGTCTGTGCTTTTTCCGCTTCTGGCTTGGGTTCGGCATCGGTGGCGATTACCCGCTCTCGGCCGTCATCATGTCGGAGTACTCCAACCAGAAAACGCGTGGTGGGTTCATCGCCGCCGTCTTCGCGATGCAGGGGATTGGGATTCTGGTGGCGGGAGCCGTCGCGATGGCCGTCTCCAAAGCATTTTGGGTGGCTTACCCAGCACCGAGCTTTGTTGCCAACCGCGTTCTGTCGACTCAACTGGAAGGTGACTTCGTCTGGCGGATTATTCTCATGTTCGGAGCGATCCCAGCTGCTCTGACATACTACTGGCGGATGAAGATGCCGGAGACGCCTCGGTTCACGGCATTGATCGAGGGGGACCAGAAGAAGGCGGCAGCTGACATGGCAAAGGTGCTTGAGACCGACATACCGGTCACTGAGGTCCGAACCGATACGAAAAAATCATATGGATTGTTCTCCAAGGAGTTCATGGCTCGCCATGGGATCCACATGATTGGAACATCCATGACATGGTTTCTCCTCGACATCGCCTTCTACAGCCTCAACCTCATGCAGAAGGATATCTACCCAGTTATGGGGCTACTGCCAAAAGCTCAGAAGATGAATGCAATTGAGGAGGTGTATAGGATCTCTAAGGCCATGTTCTTGGTGGCGCTCTTCGCCACTGTCCCGGGGTACTGGTTTACTGTCTTCCTCATTGATCGGATTGGACGGTTGGCGATCCAGCTCGGCGGGTTCTTCATGATGTCCATTTTCATGGCAGTTGTTGGATTTCGGTATGGTGAGCTAAGGGGCAATCCTTGTGACGGACAATCCCCGTCGGGATTTTGCGACGGGAAAACAGCCCAGTTCGTGGTGTTCTATGGGCTTACCTTCTTCTTCGCGAATTTTGGGCCTAACAGCACGACGTTCATCATGCCGGCTGAGCTTTTCCCGGCGAGGCTCCGGTCCACCTGTCATGGGATATCGGCAGCCGCCGGGAAGGCGGGGGCCATTATCAGTGCCTTCGTCGTCCAGAGATACACACTCCATGGGGACGAGAATGATGACAAGATCAAGCGGGCCATTATTGGGTTATCGGTGGTGAATTTCATCGGATGTCTGTTCACTTTCATGTTGCCGGAGACCAACGGCCGATCGCTCGAGGAGATCTCAGGTGAGGACAAGGATCTCGACGGTGGGAGGGAGGAGAATGGGAGGAATTCAACGGCTGAGATCCATCCTATTGTGGAAATGGTTTAA